From a region of the Fischerella sp. JS2 genome:
- a CDS encoding S9 family peptidase, with amino-acid sequence MADSFNTDQIWQSPPEPINQILNASPLPTIRISPNREWMVELERPSLLPIAELAQPKVPLAGLLINPRTNAPAHRHPFRRMKYWNITNFDTVKFVTLPENAQIGFLKWSLDSQKLAFTLTQPTGLELWILELTTGVLRRLTETILNAAYGEPYHWLSDDTLICKFISSDHTAAPVAPTVPPGPLIQQNLGEKNPVRTFTNLLKNPYDEVLFEYHLTSILEKVTLDGHRTVLVPPSLIYEAIPSPDSKFILIITLRRPFSYQVPVGYFPKKIQVIDDTGTLIYQVADVPLYQPHSTKFDQVRPGRRRIFWRCDRPATLSWLEALDEGDPTRDVPYRDALFELDAPFTDIPKQLWQSQYRFRGITWGRSDVALVWERWYDTRQERIWRIYPDTPEISPQLLFNRSYEDRYSDPGSPIMTLGTYRYKVLRFAPAGNAIYLSGRGVSPDGVHPFLDRLELETGETQRLWQCQDPYFEEIYCVLDNEARNLITCRQSQIEPPNYFLWSHTNEEPITLTHYPDPAPQFMGMQKEVVQYKRSDGVQLSATLYLPPNYDISRDGPLPMLFWVYPQEFKDREFAGQVTTAENAFIRPSRDSILFLLSQGYAVLANPKLPIIGEGDTEPNDTYVEQLIAGAQAAVDYVVERGVATPQKNRYWWSLLWCIYNSKFTSTYKFISTRNC; translated from the coding sequence ATGGCTGATTCTTTTAATACTGATCAAATCTGGCAATCTCCCCCAGAACCAATCAACCAAATTCTGAATGCTTCACCTCTACCAACGATTAGAATCTCTCCCAATCGGGAATGGATGGTAGAGTTAGAGCGACCATCGTTACTACCTATTGCTGAATTAGCACAGCCGAAAGTACCTTTAGCAGGATTACTGATCAATCCTAGAACAAATGCCCCTGCCCATCGCCATCCTTTTCGGAGGATGAAATACTGGAATATTACTAATTTTGATACTGTCAAATTCGTCACACTACCTGAAAATGCCCAAATTGGTTTTCTCAAATGGTCACTCGATAGCCAAAAACTAGCATTTACCCTTACGCAACCAACGGGACTAGAACTATGGATTTTAGAACTCACAACAGGAGTGTTGCGCCGCTTAACTGAGACAATTCTCAATGCAGCCTATGGAGAACCTTACCATTGGTTGTCAGATGATACGCTCATTTGTAAGTTTATAAGTAGCGATCACACAGCAGCCCCAGTTGCACCGACTGTTCCTCCCGGGCCTTTAATTCAGCAAAACTTGGGTGAAAAAAATCCGGTTCGCACTTTCACCAATCTCCTGAAAAATCCTTACGACGAAGTATTATTTGAATACCACTTAACTTCAATATTAGAGAAAGTGACATTGGATGGTCATCGTACTGTTTTAGTACCGCCAAGTCTAATTTATGAAGCGATTCCCTCTCCTGACAGCAAGTTTATTTTAATAATTACACTGCGTCGACCCTTTTCTTACCAAGTTCCTGTTGGTTACTTTCCGAAAAAAATTCAAGTAATTGATGATACAGGCACATTAATTTATCAGGTGGCAGATGTCCCCCTTTATCAGCCTCATTCAACTAAGTTCGATCAAGTCCGTCCAGGTAGGCGGAGGATTTTTTGGCGTTGCGATCGTCCAGCAACATTATCTTGGCTAGAAGCTTTGGATGAGGGCGATCCCACCCGTGATGTCCCTTACCGAGATGCTTTATTTGAACTTGATGCCCCTTTTACCGATATACCCAAGCAACTTTGGCAATCTCAGTATCGCTTTCGCGGAATCACTTGGGGGAGAAGTGACGTAGCCCTTGTTTGGGAACGTTGGTACGATACCCGTCAAGAGCGAATTTGGCGTATTTATCCTGATACACCGGAAATCTCGCCACAGTTGTTATTTAACCGCAGTTACGAAGATAGATATAGCGACCCAGGTTCACCAATAATGACTTTGGGAACCTATAGATACAAGGTTCTCCGGTTTGCACCAGCAGGTAACGCCATTTACTTAAGCGGTCGAGGTGTATCTCCCGATGGTGTACACCCCTTTTTGGATCGCTTGGAGTTAGAAACCGGGGAAACACAACGGCTATGGCAGTGTCAAGACCCATATTTTGAAGAAATTTACTGTGTACTCGATAATGAAGCAAGAAACTTGATCACATGTCGTCAGTCGCAAATTGAGCCGCCTAACTATTTTTTGTGGAGTCATACAAACGAAGAGCCTATTACACTTACCCATTATCCAGATCCTGCCCCTCAATTCATGGGAATGCAAAAAGAGGTGGTGCAGTATAAGCGCTCAGATGGCGTGCAGCTATCAGCTACACTGTATCTACCTCCAAACTACGACATCAGTCGTGATGGCCCTTTGCCAATGCTGTTTTGGGTATATCCACAGGAATTTAAAGACCGAGAATTTGCAGGACAGGTGACTACAGCCGAAAATGCCTTTATTCGCCCTAGTCGGGACTCAATTTTATTTCTGCTGAGCCAAGGATATGCAGTTCTTGCTAATCCCAAACTACCTATTATCGGTGAAGGGGATACTGAACCCAATGATACCTACGTAGAGCAATTAATTGCCGGAGCGCAAGCAGCAGTGGACTATGTGGTAGAACGCGGGGTCGCAACTCCTCAAAAAAATAGGTATTGGTGGTCACTCTTATGGTGCATTTACAACAGTAAATTTACTAGTACATACAAATTTATTTCAACTAGGAATTGCTAA
- a CDS encoding alpha/beta hydrolase family protein has protein sequence MGGHSYGAFTTVNLLVHTNLFQLGIAKSGAYNRTLTPFAFQGEQRTFWEAQATYIHMSPFTHAAKIKTPLLLIHGENDSNSGTYPLQTERLYEALKGLGAIVRYVSLPLEGHGYYSREGVGHVLWEMVNWCDRYLKGEGCRRVSGFS, from the coding sequence ATTGGTGGTCACTCTTATGGTGCATTTACAACAGTAAATTTACTAGTACATACAAATTTATTTCAACTAGGAATTGCTAAAAGTGGGGCTTACAACCGTACTCTCACGCCCTTTGCCTTTCAGGGAGAACAGCGCACTTTTTGGGAAGCACAAGCTACCTATATTCACATGTCTCCCTTCACTCATGCAGCCAAAATCAAAACCCCATTACTTTTAATTCATGGCGAAAATGATAGCAACTCTGGCACCTATCCATTACAAACAGAACGACTGTATGAAGCCCTCAAAGGATTAGGGGCTATTGTCCGTTATGTCTCACTTCCACTAGAGGGTCATGGTTATTATTCGCGTGAAGGAGTTGGCCATGTTCTTTGGGAAATGGTCAATTGGTGCGATCGCTATTTGAAGGGTGAAGGATGTAGACGCGTAAGTGGCTTCTCGTAG
- a CDS encoding ABC transporter substrate-binding protein codes for MVVIAFLVIGCQNLPLPHATTATTPVIIKLSGWGADPTEQKLLKQVLKDFETQHPGIRVKYEVIADQYMDVIKTRLIGEAAPDVFYLDAFEAPFLMSQNVLEPLDAYINPEFNLADFEETILNSFNYDNHIYGLPKDFSTLTLFYNKQAFTAAGLTSPPATWDELRAYSKQLTVDKNQDGRIDQYGYGVIPELARQAYKIKAFGGQLVDANDYAAFASEAGIKGLQLVVDQYQKDRTAAQKSDVGTNSGSEMFGQGKVAMVIEGNWAIPYLKDTFPQLDFATAEVPTINDKKGTMVFTVAYVMNKQTQHKAEAWELISYLTGKQGMQKWTATGFALPTRKSVAEKLGYDKDPLRSPFLAGVSYAMPWQAGKYPAAIMNNFDNQFISALLGQQPLQQAMQRAQTQANKLIKAME; via the coding sequence ATGGTGGTGATCGCGTTTTTGGTGATTGGCTGCCAGAACTTGCCCTTACCCCATGCCACCACAGCCACGACTCCAGTTATCATTAAACTTAGCGGTTGGGGTGCAGATCCGACTGAGCAAAAACTATTGAAACAAGTACTCAAAGACTTTGAGACCCAGCATCCAGGTATCAGGGTGAAGTATGAGGTCATAGCCGACCAATACATGGATGTTATAAAAACACGCTTGATTGGCGAAGCAGCGCCTGATGTCTTCTATTTAGATGCTTTTGAAGCTCCTTTTTTGATGAGTCAGAACGTTCTAGAGCCATTAGATGCTTACATTAACCCGGAATTTAACCTGGCTGATTTCGAGGAGACAATACTTAACAGCTTCAACTACGACAATCATATTTATGGTTTACCCAAAGACTTTTCAACGCTGACTCTTTTTTACAACAAACAAGCTTTTACCGCCGCAGGTTTGACTAGTCCTCCCGCCACTTGGGATGAATTGCGTGCCTACTCCAAACAATTGACAGTAGATAAAAATCAAGATGGTAGGATTGACCAATACGGCTATGGTGTCATCCCAGAGTTAGCGCGTCAAGCTTATAAAATTAAAGCTTTTGGTGGACAACTTGTAGATGCAAATGATTATGCTGCCTTTGCTTCGGAAGCTGGCATCAAAGGTTTACAGTTAGTAGTAGACCAGTATCAAAAAGACCGTACCGCCGCGCAAAAATCTGATGTGGGGACGAACTCAGGTAGTGAAATGTTTGGTCAGGGGAAAGTAGCAATGGTAATTGAAGGCAACTGGGCAATTCCCTACCTGAAAGATACTTTTCCTCAGCTTGATTTTGCTACCGCAGAAGTACCAACAATTAACGACAAAAAAGGCACAATGGTATTTACTGTTGCCTATGTGATGAACAAACAAACACAGCATAAAGCCGAAGCCTGGGAGTTGATTTCCTACCTCACAGGTAAACAAGGTATGCAAAAGTGGACAGCAACAGGCTTTGCTTTACCCACACGTAAATCAGTAGCCGAGAAATTGGGTTATGACAAAGATCCATTGCGATCGCCATTTTTAGCAGGAGTGAGTTATGCTATGCCTTGGCAAGCAGGTAAATACCCCGCCGCCATTATGAACAACTTTGACAATCAATTTATCAGTGCTTTGCTAGGACAACAACCGTTACAACAGGCGATGCAACGGGCGCAAACACAAGCAAATAAATTAATTAAGGCGATGGAGTAA
- a CDS encoding MFS transporter: protein MNPIQVESASSLISEISEIEVIETTIAPSFLPIYNRTFSKDAIRTSLRASTIDGIFAGIFGITSGGILLSNFLVELDATPVAFGMLASIPMLVNFIQPLGAYISERFPSRYQYSLLIYAPSRLIWLILVICIAAFSQQLINSQQLVILTLLIVFMSHLWGGLGNASWLSWMATLVHRRLRGRYFGIRSSIASLTNLICVPLAGLVVSHWYGGTIQGYGLLLFVGILFGMISLVCQYFKLDINPQAQNAIATYVNNFNDSVDEQIADVNSASQPKFWQSLRNDTNFLIFLLYFSVWMFAVNLCNPFFNLYMLHTLDLDVSWVTFYSSLQAGANMLMLILWGRLADKIGNRPVLFFIGILVAIAPLLWLGIGYTSLDMWLWLPMLHIFLGGTGAAIDLCGNNMQLEVAPIRNQSIYFATVAAIAGLCGAFGTILGGFIVQINFCGGLLGLFVFSTILRLVALLPIIFVQESRGQSFVQTLQAFWPFRNKLASE, encoded by the coding sequence ATGAATCCTATTCAGGTTGAATCTGCTTCCTCTTTGATCTCAGAAATTTCTGAAATTGAAGTTATAGAAACAACTATTGCTCCTTCATTTCTACCAATATATAACCGCACGTTTTCCAAAGATGCTATTCGTACTAGCCTGCGCGCTTCAACTATAGATGGTATATTTGCAGGCATTTTTGGGATTACAAGTGGTGGTATTTTATTAAGTAATTTCTTGGTAGAATTGGACGCTACACCAGTGGCTTTTGGAATGCTTGCTTCTATTCCCATGCTAGTGAATTTCATTCAGCCATTGGGTGCTTATATCTCAGAACGTTTTCCCAGTCGCTATCAATATTCTCTTTTGATTTATGCACCTTCTCGCTTGATTTGGCTGATTTTAGTAATTTGTATAGCAGCTTTTAGCCAACAATTAATTAATTCTCAGCAGTTAGTCATACTAACACTCTTGATTGTGTTCATGAGCCATCTCTGGGGTGGACTGGGTAATGCATCTTGGTTGTCGTGGATGGCGACCTTAGTCCACCGACGTTTGCGGGGGCGATATTTTGGTATACGCAGTAGTATTGCTAGCTTGACTAATTTGATTTGTGTGCCATTAGCAGGACTAGTTGTATCTCATTGGTATGGTGGTACTATCCAAGGCTATGGGTTACTACTGTTTGTAGGTATCCTATTTGGAATGATAAGTTTGGTGTGTCAGTACTTTAAGCTGGATATCAATCCCCAAGCACAAAATGCGATCGCCACATATGTAAATAATTTTAATGACTCTGTTGATGAGCAAATTGCAGATGTTAACTCCGCGTCTCAACCAAAATTTTGGCAAAGTCTCCGCAATGATACTAATTTTTTAATATTTTTGCTCTACTTTAGTGTATGGATGTTTGCTGTTAACCTCTGTAACCCCTTCTTCAACCTTTACATGCTACATACCCTGGACTTAGATGTTAGCTGGGTGACATTCTACAGTAGCCTGCAAGCAGGGGCTAATATGTTAATGTTGATTCTCTGGGGAAGGCTAGCAGACAAAATCGGCAACCGTCCAGTTCTCTTTTTCATTGGAATTTTGGTAGCGATCGCACCTTTGTTATGGTTAGGTATTGGTTACACTTCCCTAGACATGTGGCTATGGTTGCCTATGTTACATATTTTCTTGGGAGGAACAGGTGCAGCTATTGATTTGTGCGGCAATAATATGCAGCTAGAAGTTGCACCAATCAGAAATCAATCCATATATTTTGCAACGGTAGCTGCGATCGCTGGCTTATGTGGTGCGTTTGGTACAATCCTTGGTGGTTTTATAGTACAAATTAACTTTTGTGGAGGTTTACTAGGATTGTTCGTTTTCTCAACAATATTGAGGCTGGTTGCACTTTTGCCGATCATTTTTGTCCAAGAGTCACGGGGACAATCTTTTGTACAAACCCTCCAAGCTTTTTGGCCGTTTCGCAACAAGCTAGCCTCAGAGTAG
- the accD gene encoding acetyl-CoA carboxylase, carboxyltransferase subunit beta, with the protein MANNEESRGLKSLFDWFANRRKSGPISLERQEREIADGLWNKCPKCGVLSYAKDLRANLMVCTECGHHNRVDSDERIRQLIDPNTWRPIDEQLRPADPLGFRDRKAYSDRLRETQEKLGLVDAVKTGLGEINGLPIALGVMDFRFMGGSMGSVVGEKLTRLIEQATQRRYAVVIVCTSGGARMQEGMLSLMQMAKISAALERHKEARLLYVPVLTNPTTGGVTASFAMLGDIILAEPKATIGFAGRRVIEQTLREKLPDDFQTAEDLLKHGFVDEIVPRTQLKSTVSQLIALHQPPATTSTHNVVLWEKTMTLSSTIAE; encoded by the coding sequence ATGGCAAACAACGAAGAGTCACGTGGTTTAAAATCTCTGTTTGATTGGTTTGCAAACCGACGAAAATCTGGACCTATCAGTTTAGAACGCCAAGAACGTGAAATCGCAGACGGACTGTGGAACAAGTGTCCAAAGTGTGGTGTATTAAGTTATGCCAAAGACCTAAGGGCTAATTTAATGGTATGCACTGAATGTGGACATCATAATCGTGTAGATAGTGATGAGCGCATCCGCCAGTTGATAGATCCTAATACTTGGAGACCGATAGATGAGCAGTTGCGTCCTGCTGATCCCTTAGGATTTCGCGATCGCAAAGCCTATAGCGATCGCCTGCGGGAAACACAAGAAAAACTCGGCTTAGTAGATGCTGTCAAAACAGGTTTGGGCGAGATCAATGGCTTACCAATTGCTCTTGGAGTCATGGATTTTCGCTTCATGGGTGGAAGCATGGGTTCGGTTGTCGGCGAGAAACTCACCCGTTTGATTGAACAAGCTACTCAAAGGCGTTATGCTGTAGTCATCGTCTGTACATCTGGTGGAGCAAGGATGCAAGAAGGAATGCTCTCACTGATGCAGATGGCGAAAATTTCCGCAGCTTTAGAACGTCATAAAGAAGCACGCTTATTGTACGTGCCAGTATTAACTAATCCTACTACAGGCGGTGTGACTGCGAGTTTTGCGATGTTAGGTGATATCATCCTAGCAGAACCCAAAGCAACGATTGGTTTTGCAGGTCGGCGAGTGATTGAGCAAACTCTACGAGAAAAACTGCCTGATGACTTCCAAACTGCCGAAGATTTACTTAAACACGGCTTTGTTGATGAAATTGTACCGCGTACCCAGCTCAAAAGCACAGTAAGCCAGTTAATAGCATTACACCAGCCCCCCGCTACAACCAGCACTCATAATGTAGTGTTGTGGGAGAAAACTATGACTTTAAGTTCGACAATTGCAGAATAA
- a CDS encoding A24 family peptidase yields the protein MDILLIILANFIVFALGVSIGSFINVVVYRLPNGLSLLFPPSRCPHCLTQLKPYDNVPVVGWLWLRGCCRYCQGKISLRYPLVEAVMGVVFLLLFWSFDVSVFTLGYWVFCSWLVALSLIDLDTMTLPNQLTQSGLVIGIVFQGVVGFLPDFNWRGLASHLMTAILGAALGLWLFDVIATVGSIIFGKTVMGGGDAKLAAMMGAWLGWKYLLLAAFVACLLGVSVGGGMIIISQRRWGYKMPFGPFLALGSVVTLFGGEIILSSYLRLFVNGT from the coding sequence ATGGATATTTTGCTAATCATCCTGGCAAATTTCATCGTATTTGCCTTGGGTGTTTCTATTGGCAGTTTTATTAATGTTGTAGTTTATCGGCTTCCTAATGGCTTATCCCTGCTTTTTCCTCCTTCTCGCTGTCCCCATTGTTTAACCCAACTCAAGCCCTACGATAATGTGCCAGTAGTAGGTTGGCTATGGTTAAGAGGTTGTTGTCGCTATTGCCAAGGTAAAATTTCTCTGCGTTATCCACTGGTAGAAGCAGTAATGGGAGTAGTATTTTTACTACTTTTTTGGAGTTTTGATGTCTCTGTTTTCACTTTAGGTTACTGGGTATTTTGTAGTTGGTTAGTAGCATTGTCGTTGATTGATTTAGATACAATGACTTTGCCAAACCAGCTTACTCAGTCAGGATTAGTGATCGGGATAGTATTTCAAGGAGTAGTTGGTTTTTTGCCAGATTTTAACTGGAGAGGATTAGCTAGTCACCTGATGACAGCCATTTTGGGGGCAGCACTAGGATTATGGCTGTTTGATGTGATCGCTACAGTTGGTTCAATTATTTTTGGTAAAACTGTAATGGGTGGAGGTGATGCCAAATTAGCAGCCATGATGGGAGCCTGGTTAGGTTGGAAGTACTTACTCTTGGCTGCTTTTGTTGCTTGCTTGTTGGGAGTATCCGTAGGCGGCGGTATGATTATCATATCGCAACGAAGATGGGGATACAAAATGCCTTTCGGTCCGTTTCTTGCTCTTGGATCAGTAGTGACTCTGTTTGGTGGTGAGATAATCTTGTCCAGCTACTTACGGTTGTTTGTCAATGGAACGTAA